The bacterium genomic sequence TGGATATACTGGAAGAATAAAGCGAAGTCCGATATTTTTCGTTGAGCTGATTGAGAATGCTAAGAATACGATAATCGGTGGCAAAATCAATAACCAATCGGTTCGTTTCAATTTCGTTCGCTGAAAATAGGAATAGCAACCGAGAACTAAGCAAATGAGAAAAGGAATTGGATTCTTGATTACGAATGCGACGAGATAGTAATACCACCAGCCGTGCGATGAGAGAACTCCATGGAGATAATTCCGATACATTCCCGTTTCCGCAATTTGCCTATCTAATCCTGATAGATAGAAATAGGGTAATGGTATCGGTAACCAAGTAGGTAACACCGATTTCAAGAATTGCAATAGTGGATGCTGAAATTGATATGAATACAACGGAGTTCCTGTCAGTTGAAAACAATAGACTAAATTGATTATCAGGATACTCATAAGAATTATGACCATTGCCATTAGCACGATTTTTTTGCAATAGATGAACACATTATCATGCACGATTTGTTTATGATGCAACCGATGGTGAAGACAGAAAAGGATTATACCTATGAGTATAATTGGGTATAGGAATAAACTGGTAAACTTAGCGCATTGGGCAAGTCCGAGCGTAACCCCGACTTTTGCCGCATTGATCCAACTTGGGATTTCGTAAAACTTCTTAAAAAAATATACGGTGGCGAAAAAAAATACGGTTAACCCGAAATCAGTCGTCGCTAATGTTGCATGTGCTAAAATGTTCGGGTTTAAAAGCAGGAAAAATAATGCGGTTACTCCAACCTCGATTCCAAACTCTTTTTTCGTCCATTGCCAAACTAGATAAACGAGCGGAATTATCAGCAGAAAAACAAATATCCGAGATAACTTTATGTATCCAAAATATCGGTCGGCATTATCAGTCATAAACCGCATGCCGTAATGAACATAATCTATTTGTTCAAATCCGGGTTCCAGATACAGTTTCGGTGAAACGAATAATAACGGTACTGCTAGCCACATCCGGATTAACGGCGGGTTTGCCGGACTCATATTAAACTTTCCGGTTCGTAATTGCGCTAATCCACCAGGAACATGGTCGAATTCATCTGTGGTAACCGAATTCGCAATAATACTTAAACTTGCTAGAATAGTGATTAGAATAAATAAAAATATGATGAACCAAAAATGATGATGCATATATGAATTCGTTCCGTTCCATGATTAATTATAATGGATTCTATAGACATTACGCAAAAGAGCAGCGTAGCCTCATGAAGAATTGAAGATAACCCAGCAGCCAAAACTCAATCCGAGAAAAGTAAAAAAGGTTAGAAATAGAAAAACCAAGAAGCAAGAAACATGGTCGTAGGTAATGGTGGTGCCGAGACCCAGAATCGAACTGGGGACGCCAGGATTTTCAGTCCTGCGCTCTACCAACTGAGCTATCTCGGCACAAAGATTGGTAAGGAAAACAGTTGATTTGCATAAATAATATACCCTTCAAAGCATATCCTTGTCAAGAAAAACGTAATCGCAAAAAACCTCTTTAGGGAGTTGTTCCCGAGAGCTAATAAAACTAAATGACAATATCCAACAATTGAAATTAAAACTCGGTTATTCATTTTTTGAATTTGATATTTACGATTACTTGCTTGGTATCGTCGTTCAGGTCTTCAATAAACCTCATTTCTTGCTCGAACTATAGTATTCGTGGTATTTTTATTTGCCACAAATAGAAATTTTCCGAATGATACCGAATGATGTATCGAGCGAATAATCTGTTATGTCATTTGCTATCATTCTTTATTTTTTCATTTACTATGAAAGATAAAAAACTCTGGATCGGATTGATTATCAGCGTTCTTTGCATTATATATTTTATTAAAGGAATAAACTGGCGGGAAGCCTGGCAGATTATGCGTACTGCTCAATATATCTGGCTTATTCCCGCAACAGTTGTTTTTCTATTCAGTTTCTGGCTTCGGGCAGTACGCTGGCAGATATTTATTGACCCGGTCAAACATCTACCGGTTAAACGGCTTCTTCCATCATTAATGATTGGATTTATGGGAAACAGCGTTCTGCCGGCTAGGTTAGGCGAACTCATTCGCCCGTATGTACTCGGCAAAAAAGAAAAATTAAGCATTTCCGCCGCTTTAGCTACCGTAGTTATCGAACGAATATTCGATGGCATCTGTATGTTGTTTCTCTTAGCTATCGTTCTTTTATTCTTCGCCCCTACTATTAGCTCGAGCACTGATTCTTTTATCAGTCTGCCGAAAATTCAAGCGATAAGTTATACTTTCCTGGCGGTTAATATCGCGATTTTATTCTTCTTGTATCTCTTAAAGAAATATCCAGAAAAACTCGTTGCTCTATTTACAAAGCTATTTGGATTTCTCCCAGAGCATTGGTTAGAAAAACTTACGCATCTACTTTATTCATTCGTTGACGGACTGCATATTTTGCATCAACCGAAACAGATTATTCTCGCATCGTTCTATTCATTAGCGGTTTGGCTGACTGTAGCGCTCGAAATTCTATTCGTCCAATATGCGTTCGGGCTTGGTTCTCTTTCATGGTCAGCACCGATTTTTGTTATGATTATCATCGCTATCGGAGTTATGCTACCTTCCGCGCCGGGATATGTCGGCCCGTATCATGCAGCATGCCGTAGCGCATTAGTTCTACTTGGTGTAGATGTTAATATCGCAGTCGGGTTCGCAGTTATTTTGCATGCAAGTCAGGTTATTCCGATTATCGCTATTGGGTTCTACTATCTGTGGCGGGAAGGACTTTCGTTAAGCGAAGTATCGAATTCAGTAACGAGCACCAGATAATGTCAAATATCTAAACTCAAATACTAAATCAATCTCCAATATTGCACAGTTCAAATATAACAACGATATGGAGTAACATATCATTTGGCATTGGTGATTTGACTTTTATTTGAGATAGGGATTTTTGACATTTGTCATGAAATAGTCTATCGATGCTTAAAACTTCTCCTACCTTAATGATCTTTATCTTTCTTACGGTTTGGATAACCTTTACTGCAATGACAATACCGGACTACGGCATAACTTGGGACGAACCACTCTATTTTCGGGCAGCGAAATCGTATACCGATTGGTTCGGATTAATTTTCTCCGGAGATTGGCAGACGGCATTGAACTCCAAAACCATTGACACGTATTGGCAACATAACTCCCAGCATCCGCCGTTAACGAAACTTCTCGCCGGATTAACCTATACCATAACCAAGCATTGGCTAGATGACGTTATCGCATTTCGGTTAGCGGAACTTTTTTGGTATCTCACATTACTTCTCGTAGTTTATCATGTAGCTCAATCTTTTTATGGGAAGAACGTCGCTTGGGTAGCAATGCTGGCAACCGCAGTTATGCCGCGACTTTTTGCTGATGCCCATCTCCTCGAACTCGATTTACCGCTCGCAACTATCTGGCTGTGTACAGTCTACGCTTTCTACCGAGGGATTGATAATAATAAGTATTACGTATTAAAAACTAAGAACCACAGAAGGTTATTTGGATTTCGGATTTCGGATTTCGGATTTAATCGCCCCGTGATTTGGAGTCTAATTTGTGGTTTGGGATTTGGTTTTGCATTGTTAACCAAAGTTATAGCAGTGTTTGTTATCATTCCGCTATTCGTCTGGGCGCAGATATTCCATCGGAATAAATATACTAACAACCTTTTTTGTATGTTCACGATTGGACCAATTATTTTTATCTTGTTCTGGCCTTGGTTATGGAATAATACATTCATCCGCATACTCGATTATTTTGCGTTTTTCTTCCTGATGGAAAGTCCGCTTAAAACATTCTATCTCGGACATGCTTACGCGAGTACTCCGTGGCATTATCCGCTGGTATTAACCCTGACAACAGTTCCTATAGGAATCCTTCTACTCGCATTATATGGAATTTTAAGAAGTTTTGTTTCCCATTGTTATCCTGCCTTCAAAGGGATAACGGTATTTCCCCGTTGCTTGATGTCATTTCTACGAGGGAAAAATCCTAACATTAAATATATCGTCTTTCAACACCATGCATTCAATACATTATTATTGTTCAACATCGGATTTTTTCTTATTTTTTTCGCTCTTCCCGGAACGCTGGTCATAGATGGCGTTCGCTATTTTCTACCGATATTCCCGATGCTCGCGATATTCGCTGGACAAGGTTTTGCTGAAATCCGAAGTAAGATGTTAGCGAGTAAAACAAACATTGCAAAACTTACCTTTCAATTCATAAATCTTATTATTGTTGTTATTGTGTTCTTGTTACCTCTCGTATCAATAGCAACCTATCATCCATATCAACTCTCGTATTTCAACGAGTTAGTTGGTGGTCTGAAAGGAGCAACGAAATTAGGGTTTGAAACCACTTATTGGGGCGAAGTAATAACCCAGAAAGAAATCGATTGGTTGAATAGGAATCTGCCGTTTCAAGCGAAAGTGAAAATTCTGCCGGTATATCCGGCGAACCATGCGCCAGTCGCAGCATTATCCTTCTATCCAGATGTAGTAGTTTATTATCAGCAGCGGGGAATTATCCGGTCGGATATAAACTTTTTCGCCGATCCGCCGTATGACTATTTCATTTTAATCTCACGTCAAGGACTATTTACTCCATTCGATTGGCGATTATATCAGGAAGAACAACCTACCTATCGAACGGAACTTTTTGGAGTTCAGTTATTGGGAATATATAAGTTAAATTGAATTCTTAAAGTATAAGTTTATATATTTTATGTAATCATTATAATATCAGAGAGACCAAGCCATAAATGGCTGAACTAGAATCAATCATCCCTTTGGGATTAACAAAAAGCAATTTCGACACCGCAGAGAGCGCAGAGAGAGTGCCGAGGTTCTTCTTGGTTAAACTAAACTAATTTTTTCTCCGTAAGTTCAGCGAACGCTTCAGTGAATAAACTCGGGTTGATGTTGGTTAGCCCTGATAAGGGCGATTGGAATTAGCCCAGCATGCAATGTTGGGAAACCGGAGGGAGACAAACAATGGAGTCTCGCTAGGGACGGCTGAATCCAAGATCATCATTATATCTTTTTATATTTTATTAGCTTAATTCTGAAAGAGAACCGGAGCAAAACCAGTGTGCCTTAAACCCACACTGGTTCTACTCCACGCCCATTGTGCTTTCAATTAGATTCACAAGCGAACGCGAGAGGTATCGTTGACAGAGCTTAAGTGTAGTCTTCTTGATACATTCACTTTGCGGTTGTATAACTGGCGGGATGGAGAAAATAATTTTATCCAAGGAAGTGTGAATCAAAGAAGGTGATAGCAAGTTTATGCAATCAATTTGTTTAGGTGAGGATAGCCGCACCGCAGCATTTTTTGTATTTTTTCCCGCTGCCGCAGGGACAAGGATCATTTCGGCCGATTTTTTTCGATTGTACCGGTTGCGGTTTCGCTGGTTTCGGTTGCCCTGGAATTGGTTGTCTACCGAAAGGAATTCTTTGCGGTTGCGTTGTTCGTTGTGGTTGCGTTGCGGTTTGTTCTGGCGTTGCCATCAGAATCGGTTGAACGCGAAAAATTAACGATAGAATATCGGTTTTAATATTATCAATCATCTGCATAAATAGGTTATGCGCTTCCTTCTTATACGCAATCAACGGTTCATTTTCAACCGTTGCACCATACGCACGAAGTCCAATTCCTTCCTTAACCATATCCATTGCCAGCAAATGGTCGCGCCATTTCGAATCTACTGTCTGAAGAACAACCATCTTTTCAATAAACCGGAATTCTTCACCAAATAATTTTTCCCGTTCATCATATACCTTCCGGAAAATGGTTGATAGCTGGTCAAAAATCTGTCCTTGGGTAATAGTTTTCGGGTCAATAATCGGAACCGGAATACTCGTTGGAACAAACGATTGATACCAATTAAATAAACTTTTTAAATCCCAATCTTCCGGATGAGTTTTGTCATTTGCATATTCATCGAGTTTATTTTGGATAAGTTCATCCGCTATCGCAATGATTAACTGTTTCAGGGTTATCCCACTTGGTGTATCGGTCATTTCTTCTGCTACTGGAGCTGAAGGTTGATAATCTGGAATAAGAATTTCGATAATCCAATCTTCGATATTCGTTCCGTGCAATAGCGCACGACGCAATTCATACACTACTTCTCGCTGTTTGTTCATGATATCATCATATTCAAGCAGTCGTTTCCGGATACTGAAATTATGTTCTTCAACTCGTTTCTGTGCTGTAGCGATAGCTTTCGTTACCCAAGGATGCGTTATAACTTCTCCTTCTTCAACGCCGAGTTTATCCATCCACGCAACCAGTTTATCAGAACCAAACAATCGCATTAAATCATCTTCGAGCGAGAGATAGAACTTACTCGACCCAGGATCACCTTGCCGACCTGACCGACCACGAAGCTGTCTATCAATCCGCATGGCTTCATGCCGTTCTGTCCCGATAATATGTAGTCCGCAAGGTACGTCTTCTAAACATTCAACCAGTTTCCGTTCTTTCTTATCCGGACAGGTTGCACAGCCTTGTTCTGCTTCATGTTCACATAAGATACAGCAAGTAGATGGGCATTTAACGACTCCAGAACCAAGTTTGATATCCGTTCCCCGTCCAGCCATATTGGTTGCAATGGTAATCGCTCCAGCTTGACCAGCTTTAGCGATAATTTCCGCTTCTTTTTCGTGATATTTCGCATTCAGGATAGAATAATTTTTTATCCCTTTTCGGCTTAACATTCGCCCGATGGTTTCGGATACTTCAACAGATATCGTTCCAACCAGAACCGGCTGACCAGCTTTATGGTATCGCTCAATTTCATCGATAACCGCATTATATTTTTCTCGTTTGGTCTTATATACCGCATCGTCATAATCAATCCGACGTACCGGTTCGTTCGTCGGAATACTCACCACATCAAGTTTATATACATCCCAAAACTCACCAGCACTGGTTACTGCCGTTCCAGTCATACCCGCAACTTTCTGATACATTCGAAAATAGTTTTGAATCGTTATCGTTGCGAGCGTTTGTGTTTCCCGTTCAATGCGCACACCTTCTTTCGCTTCTAACGCTTCGTGTAATCCGTCACTGAACCGCCGTCCGGGCATCAATCGCCCAGTAAACTCATCGACAATAACCACTTTGCCATCTGCAACAACATATTCTACATCTTTTTCATAGAGGGAATACGCTTTGAGCAACTGACTAATATTCTGCAACCGTTCGCTTTTTTCAATGAACGCTTGTTCAATCGCCTGTTTTTTAGCCAATTTCTCTAACTCGGATAACCCTTCTTCCGCATCGATTTTCCGCCGTTGTTCTTCGATATCTGGTAAGACGAAGAAATCTGGGTCGTGCGGCGATAACGCGGTTCTTCCTTTTTCAGTCAAATCAACCACATGGGTCTTTTCATCTATACTGAAAAATAATTCTTCATCCAATTCATGGAGTTTTTTATCCCGCGTGTAATCTAATTCAACTCGTTCAATGTGACGAAGTACCCCTTTTTCCTTTTCAAGTTTCATCAACCGTTTATGTTTCGGCGCACCTCGACGTACCTGAAGAAATTTTATTCCTGCTTCGTATTCTTTGCCTTCTTCTAACAGTTTTTCCGCTTCGGATAACAGTCGGTTAACCAAAAGTGTCTGATTCCTAACCAACCGTTCAACCAGCGGTTTCATTTCATCAAATTTATGCGTCGAATGTTCTACCGGACCGGAAATAATCAACGGCGTTCGTGCTTCGTCAATCAAGATACTATCAACCTCGTCAACAATAACATAGTTATATTCACGTTGCACTAAATCCTCAAGCCGAATTGCCATATTATCTCGGAGATAATCGAATCCAAACTCGGTATTTGTTCCATACGTTATATCCGCTAGATACGCTTCTTTCCGTGGAACCACCTGCAGTTCTTCGCCAGACCCGAGCTGAGTCGTTCTCCCCTTTGGATTCGGTGAGTATAAGAACGATTTATCATGGTTAACCACACCTACCTTCAATCCAAGAAAATGATATATTGGTCCCATCCATTCAGCGTCACGACGTGCTAAATAGTCGTTAACGGTTACCAGATGACATCCTTTCCCTTCTAATGCATTTAAATATAACGGTAGTGTAGCTACTAACGTTTTCCCTTCACCGGTAGCCATTTCAGCAATTTTCCCCTGATGAAGAACAATTCCACCCATAAGCTGGACATCAAAATGCCGAAGTTTAATGGTTCGTTTTGCTGTTTCTCGAACGACCGCAAACGCTTCCGGCAGAATATCATCAAGCGTTTCTCCGTCAGCAAGTCGGTGTTTGAATTCATCGGTTTTCCGACGGAGCGCTTCGTCAGATAGCGCTGCGATACTTTGCTCCAACTCATTGATTTGCTCAACGATTGGTTCGAGCATTTTAATATCGCGTTCTTGTTTACTCGGGAGT encodes the following:
- a CDS encoding glycosyltransferase family 39 protein — protein: MHHHFWFIIFLFILITILASLSIIANSVTTDEFDHVPGGLAQLRTGKFNMSPANPPLIRMWLAVPLLFVSPKLYLEPGFEQIDYVHYGMRFMTDNADRYFGYIKLSRIFVFLLIIPLVYLVWQWTKKEFGIEVGVTALFFLLLNPNILAHATLATTDFGLTVFFFATVYFFKKFYEIPSWINAAKVGVTLGLAQCAKFTSLFLYPIILIGIILFCLHHRLHHKQIVHDNVFIYCKKIVLMAMVIILMSILIINLVYCFQLTGTPLYSYQFQHPLLQFLKSVLPTWLPIPLPYFYLSGLDRQIAETGMYRNYLHGVLSSHGWWYYYLVAFVIKNPIPFLICLVLGCYSYFQRTKLKRTDWLLILPPIIVFLAFSISSTKNIGLRFILPVYPFFAILAGQAITLQIPKKKLIVGTLAAWYFVSSLWIAPNFLAYFNELIGGPSQGYKYLLDSNLDWGQDMLRLKRYLDKNQIKEMHLSCFGPVPPQIYGIESLPLPTNPQPGRMGISVNHLFGIELDEPNKFAWLRNYEPSDRVSYSIFIYDIKTTK
- a CDS encoding glycosyltransferase family 39 protein, giving the protein MTIPDYGITWDEPLYFRAAKSYTDWFGLIFSGDWQTALNSKTIDTYWQHNSQHPPLTKLLAGLTYTITKHWLDDVIAFRLAELFWYLTLLLVVYHVAQSFYGKNVAWVAMLATAVMPRLFADAHLLELDLPLATIWLCTVYAFYRGIDNNKYYVLKTKNHRRLFGFRISDFGFNRPVIWSLICGLGFGFALLTKVIAVFVIIPLFVWAQIFHRNKYTNNLFCMFTIGPIIFILFWPWLWNNTFIRILDYFAFFFLMESPLKTFYLGHAYASTPWHYPLVLTLTTVPIGILLLALYGILRSFVSHCYPAFKGITVFPRCLMSFLRGKNPNIKYIVFQHHAFNTLLLFNIGFFLIFFALPGTLVIDGVRYFLPIFPMLAIFAGQGFAEIRSKMLASKTNIAKLTFQFINLIIVVIVFLLPLVSIATYHPYQLSYFNELVGGLKGATKLGFETTYWGEVITQKEIDWLNRNLPFQAKVKILPVYPANHAPVAALSFYPDVVVYYQQRGIIRSDINFFADPPYDYFILISRQGLFTPFDWRLYQEEQPTYRTELFGVQLLGIYKLN
- the secA gene encoding preprotein translocase subunit SecA, whose product is MFGNILRKILPSKQERDIKMLEPIVEQINELEQSIAALSDEALRRKTDEFKHRLADGETLDDILPEAFAVVRETAKRTIKLRHFDVQLMGGIVLHQGKIAEMATGEGKTLVATLPLYLNALEGKGCHLVTVNDYLARRDAEWMGPIYHFLGLKVGVVNHDKSFLYSPNPKGRTTQLGSGEELQVVPRKEAYLADITYGTNTEFGFDYLRDNMAIRLEDLVQREYNYVIVDEVDSILIDEARTPLIISGPVEHSTHKFDEMKPLVERLVRNQTLLVNRLLSEAEKLLEEGKEYEAGIKFLQVRRGAPKHKRLMKLEKEKGVLRHIERVELDYTRDKKLHELDEELFFSIDEKTHVVDLTEKGRTALSPHDPDFFVLPDIEEQRRKIDAEEGLSELEKLAKKQAIEQAFIEKSERLQNISQLLKAYSLYEKDVEYVVADGKVVIVDEFTGRLMPGRRFSDGLHEALEAKEGVRIERETQTLATITIQNYFRMYQKVAGMTGTAVTSAGEFWDVYKLDVVSIPTNEPVRRIDYDDAVYKTKREKYNAVIDEIERYHKAGQPVLVGTISVEVSETIGRMLSRKGIKNYSILNAKYHEKEAEIIAKAGQAGAITIATNMAGRGTDIKLGSGVVKCPSTCCILCEHEAEQGCATCPDKKERKLVECLEDVPCGLHIIGTERHEAMRIDRQLRGRSGRQGDPGSSKFYLSLEDDLMRLFGSDKLVAWMDKLGVEEGEVITHPWVTKAIATAQKRVEEHNFSIRKRLLEYDDIMNKQREVVYELRRALLHGTNIEDWIIEILIPDYQPSAPVAEEMTDTPSGITLKQLIIAIADELIQNKLDEYANDKTHPEDWDLKSLFNWYQSFVPTSIPVPIIDPKTITQGQIFDQLSTIFRKVYDEREKLFGEEFRFIEKMVVLQTVDSKWRDHLLAMDMVKEGIGLRAYGATVENEPLIAYKKEAHNLFMQMIDNIKTDILSLIFRVQPILMATPEQTATQPQRTTQPQRIPFGRQPIPGQPKPAKPQPVQSKKIGRNDPCPCGSGKKYKKCCGAAILT
- a CDS encoding flippase-like domain-containing protein, which gives rise to MKDKKLWIGLIISVLCIIYFIKGINWREAWQIMRTAQYIWLIPATVVFLFSFWLRAVRWQIFIDPVKHLPVKRLLPSLMIGFMGNSVLPARLGELIRPYVLGKKEKLSISAALATVVIERIFDGICMLFLLAIVLLFFAPTISSSTDSFISLPKIQAISYTFLAVNIAILFFLYLLKKYPEKLVALFTKLFGFLPEHWLEKLTHLLYSFVDGLHILHQPKQIILASFYSLAVWLTVALEILFVQYAFGLGSLSWSAPIFVMIIIAIGVMLPSAPGYVGPYHAACRSALVLLGVDVNIAVGFAVILHASQVIPIIAIGFYYLWREGLSLSEVSNSVTSTR